One Acidovorax sp. T1 genomic window carries:
- a CDS encoding SphA family protein, whose product MPLHFPRRLTSLAATVATLTLGWIGPAQATEGGGTTAAAGTEGFLAGALPPPGTYGLLYANHYQADRFNDGQGNSAIPGFKVRADVLVGRVVHMTGTTLLGGQLGFYGVLPLVKLKVQAAGASDSRTGFGDIEAASLLAWHGPQWHTAAALAVVLPTGSYSATRMANPGNNITTLRPVVVASYLTESGLDLSTKLTYSINRKNSDTDYKSGQYLHADFNAGMRVAPAWQVGLQGYLIHQTTDDRQNGITAGPDGNRTRVLALGPALRWQTSPAAPSVELRWLKEIRARNHTKGDALWLKAVWAL is encoded by the coding sequence ATGCCATTGCATTTCCCCCGCCGGCTGACCAGCCTCGCCGCCACCGTCGCGACTTTGACGCTGGGATGGATCGGACCGGCCCAGGCCACCGAGGGCGGCGGCACCACTGCCGCTGCGGGCACCGAGGGCTTTCTGGCCGGTGCCCTGCCGCCACCGGGCACTTACGGACTGCTCTACGCCAACCACTACCAGGCCGACCGCTTCAACGACGGCCAAGGCAACTCGGCGATCCCAGGCTTCAAAGTGCGCGCCGACGTGCTGGTGGGCCGCGTAGTGCACATGACCGGCACCACGTTGCTGGGTGGCCAGCTGGGCTTCTACGGCGTGCTGCCGCTGGTGAAACTGAAGGTGCAGGCCGCAGGGGCCAGTGACAGCAGAACCGGTTTTGGCGATATCGAGGCCGCGTCGCTGCTGGCCTGGCATGGCCCGCAGTGGCACACCGCCGCAGCGCTGGCGGTGGTGCTGCCCACCGGGTCCTACAGCGCCACCCGCATGGCCAACCCAGGCAACAACATCACCACCCTGCGCCCGGTGGTGGTGGCCTCCTACCTGACGGAATCGGGGCTGGACCTGTCCACCAAGCTCACCTACAGCATCAACCGGAAAAACAGCGACACCGATTACAAATCCGGTCAGTACCTGCACGCCGACTTCAATGCCGGCATGCGCGTGGCACCGGCATGGCAGGTGGGTCTGCAGGGCTACCTCATCCACCAGACCACCGATGACCGGCAAAACGGCATCACGGCGGGACCAGACGGCAACCGCACACGCGTGCTCGCACTGGGCCCGGCGCTGCGCTGGCAGACCTCGCCCGCCGCTCCGTCGGTGGAGCTGCGCTGGCTCAAGGAGATCCGTGCGCGCAACCACACCAAGGGCGACGCCCTGTGGCTCAAGGCGGTATGGGCACTGTGA
- the istB gene encoding IS21-like element helper ATPase IstB, protein MNMIEIERALRELRLSGIAETLSTRVMQAQAAQQPFLETFAAMLQDELDRRRSRLTERRFKRSGLDERPSLADFDWRFNPKLPRSACFELHTLKFIGEGANALIIGKPGTGKSHVAKAVAYQATLQGYDVRYLEADTEFARYALATTAERTELLKDWVAPDLLVLDDLFLARRISEHAAEVLQAIVHQRYKLRRAVLITSNRVVQDWGKYLGDATMASTILDRLMHRCAMLEFEGKSYRLKEAAARIAITPESS, encoded by the coding sequence ATGAACATGATCGAGATCGAACGCGCGCTGCGCGAGCTGCGCCTGTCCGGCATCGCCGAGACCCTGTCCACCCGCGTGATGCAGGCCCAGGCCGCCCAGCAGCCTTTCCTGGAGACCTTCGCCGCCATGCTGCAAGACGAGCTGGACCGCCGGCGCTCTCGCCTGACCGAGCGCCGCTTCAAGCGCTCGGGTCTGGATGAGCGCCCCTCGCTGGCTGACTTCGACTGGCGTTTCAACCCGAAGCTGCCGCGCAGCGCCTGCTTCGAGTTGCACACCCTGAAGTTCATCGGCGAGGGGGCCAACGCGCTGATCATCGGCAAGCCGGGCACCGGCAAGAGCCATGTGGCCAAGGCCGTGGCCTACCAGGCCACGCTGCAGGGCTATGACGTGCGTTACCTGGAAGCCGACACCGAGTTCGCCCGTTACGCGCTGGCCACTACGGCAGAGCGCACCGAGCTGCTCAAGGACTGGGTCGCGCCGGACCTGCTCGTCCTCGATGACCTGTTCCTGGCCAGACGCATCAGCGAGCATGCCGCTGAAGTCCTACAGGCCATCGTGCACCAGCGCTACAAGCTGCGCCGCGCTGTTCTCATCACGTCCAACCGCGTGGTGCAGGACTGGGGCAAATACCTCGGCGACGCCACCATGGCCAGCACCATCCTGGATCGCCTCATGCACCGCTGCGCGATGCTGGAGTTCGAGGGCAAGAGCTACCGCCTCAAGGAGGCCGCTGCACGCATCGCCATCACACCCGAGTCGTCATAA
- the istA gene encoding IS21 family transposase has translation MNVLKSNQRATIETLLERNTSQREIARITGIDRKTVRSYHQRWLEQLQSNSPGVATGSAGQIPPPWPPAPGPVATSLCEPWREFIEAQLRLKRNATAIYQDLVDQHGFDGQYNSVKRFCAKLRHKEPEQFDRLSFLPGEEMQVDYGEGAPTRVPGSDRYRKPRLFVATLRYSRASFRCVVWKSSQQIWAELHERALRYFGGCPQYVVLDNLKEGVLKPDLYEPDLNPVYAAALAHYGVVADPARVRDPNRKGTVEHAIGHTQATALKGRRFESIEAQNEFLAHWEKSWASKRIHGTERRQVQAMFEEERSHLKPLPVLGMQYFDEAVRTVCDDSCVRVDHSSYAARPANIGSKVLVRIYAQRIEIRDMHTRALLRTHAKAERPGTVILPMEERVFNPSRETRLILRQAGEIGEHASRLCELLFAIEGRVGQRKLWGIVGLMRRYPAHCINAACAQALEQGVYSYKRVLALTEALFAQAMAAIEATCGEAPAAGAHALTQQHELIRDAEEYSDLFALAAATANTTTTTTTTTNNTTNAPGVQP, from the coding sequence GTGAATGTCTTGAAGTCCAACCAACGCGCCACCATAGAGACACTGCTGGAGCGCAACACATCGCAACGCGAGATCGCCCGCATCACGGGCATCGACCGCAAGACGGTCAGGAGCTACCACCAGCGCTGGCTGGAGCAACTGCAGTCAAATTCCCCCGGGGTGGCCACCGGCTCGGCAGGTCAAATTCCCCCACCCTGGCCACCGGCTCCTGGGCCGGTGGCCACCTCCCTGTGCGAACCCTGGCGCGAGTTCATCGAAGCCCAGCTGCGGCTGAAGCGAAACGCCACGGCCATCTACCAGGACCTGGTCGACCAGCACGGCTTTGATGGCCAGTACAACTCGGTCAAACGCTTCTGTGCAAAGTTGCGGCACAAGGAGCCCGAGCAGTTCGATCGCCTGTCCTTCCTGCCCGGCGAGGAGATGCAGGTGGACTACGGCGAGGGCGCGCCCACCCGCGTGCCCGGCAGCGACCGGTACCGCAAGCCCCGCCTGTTCGTGGCCACCTTGCGGTATTCCCGTGCCAGTTTCCGGTGCGTGGTCTGGAAGTCCAGCCAGCAGATCTGGGCCGAGCTGCACGAGCGGGCCCTGCGGTACTTCGGGGGCTGCCCCCAGTACGTGGTGCTGGACAATCTGAAGGAAGGCGTCCTCAAGCCCGACCTGTACGAGCCCGATCTCAACCCGGTGTACGCCGCCGCCCTGGCGCACTACGGCGTGGTGGCCGACCCGGCGCGGGTGCGAGACCCCAACCGCAAGGGCACGGTGGAGCATGCCATCGGCCATACCCAGGCCACGGCCTTGAAGGGCCGGCGCTTTGAGTCCATCGAGGCCCAGAACGAGTTCCTGGCGCACTGGGAGAAGAGCTGGGCATCCAAGCGCATCCACGGCACCGAGCGACGCCAGGTGCAGGCCATGTTCGAGGAAGAGCGCAGCCACCTCAAACCCCTGCCAGTGCTGGGAATGCAGTATTTCGACGAGGCGGTGCGCACCGTCTGCGACGACAGCTGTGTGCGGGTGGATCACAGCAGCTACGCCGCTCGCCCGGCGAACATCGGCTCCAAGGTGTTGGTGCGCATCTACGCCCAGCGCATCGAGATTCGTGACATGCACACCCGTGCCTTGCTGCGCACCCACGCCAAGGCCGAGCGTCCCGGCACGGTGATTCTGCCCATGGAGGAGCGGGTGTTCAATCCGTCTCGCGAGACCCGCCTGATCCTGCGTCAGGCCGGCGAGATTGGTGAGCACGCCAGCCGGCTGTGTGAGCTGCTCTTTGCCATCGAGGGTCGTGTCGGGCAGCGCAAGCTCTGGGGCATTGTGGGACTCATGCGCCGTTACCCGGCGCACTGCATCAATGCCGCCTGCGCCCAGGCCCTGGAGCAAGGGGTCTACAGCTACAAGCGCGTGCTGGCGCTGACCGAAGCCCTCTTTGCCCAGGCGATGGCGGCCATCGAGGCTACCTGCGGCGAAGCACCCGCCGCCGGTGCCCACGCGCTGACGCAGCAGCATGAGCTCATCCGAGACGCTGAGGAGTACAGCGATCTCTTCGCGCTCGCCGCCGCCACGGCAAACACCACCACCACCACCACCACCACCACCAACAACACCACCAACGCACCGGGAGTTCAGCCATGA
- a CDS encoding transposase: MPATSKPKLYNPRHPERTLLYQTVAEHYETWLDLASAGQFDGQGDHRSPKPYVRQAFAKYLECGIFAHGFARARCDDCGHDFLVAFSCKGRGVCPSCTTRRMAETAAHLTDHVFPRLPVRQWVLSVPKRLRYFMQRDSVVLGMVLRIFLRVIEQTLQANSPCAAHANKAALHIGAVAFIHRFGSSLNEHVHFHVCVVDGMFEAVAGEASEQGTRTTAISVMFHPAIGIDPEAVTQAQASLRRRILRAFVGRGLLEGFEAQEMLGYKHSGFSVDTSVCIAAQDRAGLERLLRYCARPPFALDRLRKAGSELIYRCAKQHSEPGSDRRDQRKAKRGVRADELHLTPLELIDRLAALVPPPRAHRHRYYGVLAPNSPLRAAAVALGAGQTAGAGTGTAQPEPGGVTAAVDAMGVATVGGPSQPEPTQPALPKRSAHILWAVLIARIYEVLPLLCPLCGGQMRIIAFITYSADLRHILEHIGVETEPPRIAPARGPPLWDGCDVPMGDGVEVEPDWGEAAQPAPDFEVDQRVSW; encoded by the coding sequence ATGCCAGCCACCTCCAAGCCCAAGCTCTACAACCCGCGCCACCCCGAGCGCACGCTGCTCTACCAAACGGTGGCCGAGCATTACGAGACCTGGCTTGATCTGGCCAGCGCCGGCCAGTTCGACGGCCAGGGCGACCACCGCAGCCCCAAGCCCTATGTGCGCCAAGCGTTTGCCAAGTACCTGGAATGCGGCATCTTTGCCCACGGCTTTGCCCGTGCCCGCTGCGACGACTGCGGACACGACTTTCTGGTGGCCTTTTCCTGCAAAGGCCGGGGCGTCTGCCCCTCGTGCACCACGCGGCGCATGGCCGAGACAGCGGCACACCTCACCGACCACGTCTTCCCCCGCCTGCCAGTGCGCCAGTGGGTGCTGTCGGTTCCCAAGCGGCTGCGCTACTTTATGCAACGCGACAGCGTGGTGCTGGGCATGGTGTTGCGCATCTTCTTGCGCGTCATTGAGCAAACCCTGCAAGCCAACAGCCCATGCGCAGCGCATGCGAACAAGGCCGCCCTGCACATCGGTGCAGTCGCCTTCATTCACCGCTTTGGCTCCAGCCTGAACGAGCATGTGCATTTCCATGTGTGCGTGGTCGATGGCATGTTTGAGGCGGTGGCAGGGGAGGCGAGTGAGCAGGGCACCCGCACCACAGCGATCAGCGTCATGTTTCACCCGGCTATCGGCATCGACCCCGAAGCGGTGACCCAAGCCCAGGCCAGTTTGCGTCGGCGCATCCTGCGCGCCTTTGTGGGCCGGGGCCTGCTCGAAGGCTTCGAGGCCCAGGAGATGCTGGGGTACAAACACAGTGGGTTTTCGGTAGACACCAGCGTGTGCATAGCAGCACAAGACCGAGCGGGCCTGGAGCGCCTGCTGCGCTACTGCGCACGGCCCCCGTTTGCGCTGGATAGGCTGCGCAAAGCGGGCAGTGAGCTCATTTACCGCTGCGCCAAGCAGCACAGCGAGCCTGGCAGTGACCGGCGCGACCAACGCAAGGCAAAGCGAGGTGTTCGGGCCGACGAACTGCACCTCACGCCGCTCGAACTCATCGACCGCCTTGCCGCGCTGGTGCCGCCACCGCGTGCGCACCGCCACCGGTACTACGGCGTGCTGGCGCCCAATTCACCCCTGCGGGCTGCGGCGGTTGCACTGGGCGCAGGCCAAACCGCAGGCGCGGGCACGGGCACGGCACAGCCCGAGCCAGGCGGTGTGACCGCAGCGGTGGATGCCATGGGAGTGGCCACGGTCGGTGGTCCCAGCCAGCCCGAGCCCACCCAGCCAGCTCTGCCCAAACGCTCAGCTCACATTCTGTGGGCGGTGCTGATCGCCCGCATCTACGAGGTGTTGCCGCTGTTGTGCCCGCTCTGCGGTGGCCAGATGCGCATCATCGCTTTCATCACCTACAGTGCCGACCTCCGGCACATCCTGGAGCACATCGGGGTGGAGACAGAGCCGCCTCGCATCGCGCCAGCACGCGGGCCGCCGCTGTGGGATGGGTGCGATGTGCCGATGGGCGATGGTGTCGAGGTTGAGCCAGATTGGGGCGAGGCGGCCCAACCGGCGCCGGACTTTGAGGTCGATCAGCGCGTCAGTTGGTAA
- a CDS encoding LLM class flavin-dependent oxidoreductase: protein MSTELSVKELSVKDENFVRLKEQYPELETDENGMTHRERFLRRRLSIGLFLPTMSGGGSGHYPSALDLYAPTWDYNLECAARVDELGWDFIFPVGRWRGDGGDTHFQDFQLDVVSLTSGLAARTKRCMVFTTWHVLYGYHPMHVAKIGAGIDHVSGGRWGLNVVAGFKPSEVKMFGLPFVDREERYEMADEFVSMVKQLWDTEAPIDLDGKYYRGEDCIVLPGPVQDPRPLIINAGQSSEGFAFATRHADVVFIQGGSGSKSDDVQAVGEVVQRVRAVAAEKGRTLKVLLPVVLLARDTEEEALELRQRILDHADYEAAQNMLNVLTSGSALWAAHTLEPVVLGLGGFKLIGTPEKVADTLEQLSNVGVDGVQIILFDYKNDIEYFAKRIQPLLDERGLRDVI, encoded by the coding sequence ATGTCCACTGAATTGTCAGTCAAAGAATTGTCAGTCAAAGATGAGAACTTCGTTCGGCTCAAGGAGCAGTACCCCGAACTGGAAACTGACGAAAATGGGATGACCCATCGTGAACGCTTCTTGCGTCGGCGTTTGTCTATCGGGCTCTTCCTCCCGACAATGAGCGGAGGCGGCAGCGGGCACTACCCCAGCGCCTTGGATCTTTACGCCCCTACTTGGGACTACAACCTAGAGTGCGCGGCCCGTGTGGACGAACTCGGTTGGGATTTCATATTTCCCGTTGGGCGATGGCGCGGGGATGGAGGGGACACTCACTTCCAGGACTTCCAGCTAGATGTCGTCTCGCTTACCTCGGGCCTAGCAGCGCGGACCAAGCGATGCATGGTTTTCACCACGTGGCACGTTTTATATGGATATCACCCTATGCACGTAGCGAAGATTGGGGCTGGAATCGACCATGTCAGCGGTGGACGTTGGGGCCTGAACGTAGTGGCTGGATTTAAGCCCAGCGAAGTCAAGATGTTCGGCCTTCCATTTGTTGACCGCGAGGAACGCTACGAGATGGCAGACGAATTCGTTTCGATGGTGAAACAGTTGTGGGACACCGAGGCCCCAATCGACTTGGACGGCAAGTACTACCGTGGAGAGGATTGCATCGTGCTGCCCGGGCCCGTGCAGGATCCCCGACCTTTGATCATCAATGCAGGACAGTCAAGTGAAGGTTTCGCGTTTGCCACCCGGCATGCGGACGTAGTGTTCATCCAGGGCGGCAGTGGGAGTAAGAGCGACGACGTCCAGGCCGTCGGGGAAGTGGTGCAGCGTGTCCGGGCGGTTGCGGCGGAGAAGGGCCGCACCCTTAAGGTGCTGCTGCCGGTCGTCCTTCTTGCCCGGGACACCGAAGAGGAAGCTTTGGAGTTGCGACAGAGAATTCTTGATCACGCCGACTACGAAGCTGCCCAGAACATGCTAAATGTCCTTACGTCGGGCAGCGCCTTATGGGCGGCTCATACTCTCGAACCCGTGGTTCTCGGACTGGGTGGGTTTAAGCTCATCGGGACGCCCGAGAAGGTCGCGGACACGCTTGAACAGTTGAGCAATGTAGGGGTAGACGGTGTCCAGATCATCCTCTTCGACTACAAGAATGACATCGAGTACTTTGCGAAGCGTATTCAGCCCCTGCTCGATGAACGCGGCCTGCGCGATGTGATTTAG
- a CDS encoding flavin reductase family protein: protein MTTIELQPVGPDPLALRSAYGCFPSGVTAIGSIIDGAPDAIIASSFTSVSLDPPLVSVCVQDNSTTWPKLANSTRLGVSILADEHVKACRQIAAKVGDRFAGLAWTATEDGAVLLENAAAWLDCSIYQTFPAGDHVIVVLQVHELLGNPEASPLVFHGSSFRQLSTA, encoded by the coding sequence ATGACAACAATTGAGCTTCAGCCTGTCGGCCCCGACCCGCTAGCACTACGAAGTGCCTACGGCTGCTTCCCAAGCGGAGTTACAGCCATCGGATCAATTATCGATGGTGCGCCAGACGCCATCATCGCAAGTTCCTTTACCTCCGTGTCTTTGGACCCGCCTTTGGTCTCGGTGTGCGTTCAAGACAATTCGACGACGTGGCCGAAACTGGCCAACTCCACCCGGCTTGGCGTCAGCATCTTGGCCGATGAGCATGTCAAGGCATGCCGCCAGATCGCGGCAAAGGTGGGTGACCGTTTTGCTGGGCTCGCCTGGACTGCAACAGAAGATGGCGCGGTGCTGCTTGAAAATGCCGCGGCGTGGCTTGACTGTTCCATCTATCAGACATTCCCTGCAGGCGACCACGTCATTGTTGTACTCCAGGTCCATGAATTGCTTGGGAACCCTGAAGCCTCCCCGCTTGTTTTTCACGGAAGCTCATTCCGCCAACTCAGCACCGCATAG
- a CDS encoding Tn3 family transposase, translating into MTTKSERLTVLSDAEQEALYGLPDFDDAQRLEYLALTETELALASSRPGLHAQVYCILQIGYFKAKHAFFRFDWSEVEHDCAFVLSRYFHGESFEHKPISKHEHYTQREWIADLFGYRPWAAEFLAQLAQQAAQTVRRDVMPGFIAAELIVWLNEHKIIRPGYTTLQELVSEALSAERRRLAGLLSEVLDESAKAALGRLLVRDDTLSQLAALKQDAKDFGWRQMAREREKRATLEPLHRIAKALLPKLGVSQQNLLYYASLANFYTVHDLRNLKADQTYLYLLCYAWVRYRQLSDNLVDAMAYHMKQLEDESSAGAKQSFVAEQVRRQQDTPQVGRLLSLYIDDSVPDPTPFGDVRQRAYKIMPRDTLQTTAQRMSVKPVSKLALHWQAVDGLAERIRRHLRPLYVALDLAGTDPGSPWLVALAWAKDVFAKQQRLSQRPLAECPAATLPKRLRPYLLTFDADGKPTDLHADRYEFWLYRQVRKRFQSGELYLDDSLQHRHFSDELVSLDEKAAVLAQIDIPFLRQPLDAQLDALATELRAQWLAFNRELKQGKLTHLEYDKDTQKLTWRKPKGENQKAREKAFYEQLPFCDVADVFRFVNGQCQFLSALTPLQPRYAKKVADADSLMAVIIAQAMNHGNQVMARTSDIPYHVLESAYQQYLRHATLHAANDCISNAIAALPIFPYYSFDLDALYGAVDGQKFGVERPTVKARHSRKYFGRGKGVVAYTLLCNHVPLNGYLIGAHDYEAHHVFDIWYRNTSDIVPTAITGDMHSVNKANFAILHWFGLRFEPRFTDLGDQLKELYSADDPALYDQCLIRPAGRIDRDLIVSEKPNLDQIVATLGLKEMTQGTLIRKLCTYTAPNPTRRAVFEFDKLIRSIYTLRYLRDPQLERNVHRSQNRIESYHQLRSTIAQVGGKKELTGRTDIEIEISNQCARLIANAVIFYNSAILSRLLMKYEASGNAKAHALLTQISPAAWRHILLNGHYTFQSDGKMIDLDALVAGLELG; encoded by the coding sequence ATGACGACCAAGAGCGAACGATTGACCGTCCTGTCGGACGCCGAGCAGGAAGCCCTGTACGGCCTGCCGGACTTCGACGACGCCCAGCGGCTGGAATACTTGGCGTTGACTGAAACCGAACTGGCGCTCGCCAGCAGCCGGCCTGGTCTCCATGCCCAGGTCTATTGCATCTTGCAGATCGGTTACTTCAAGGCCAAGCATGCCTTCTTCCGCTTCGACTGGAGTGAGGTCGAGCACGATTGCGCCTTCGTGCTGAGCCGCTACTTCCACGGCGAGTCCTTCGAGCACAAGCCAATCTCCAAGCACGAGCACTACACCCAGCGCGAGTGGATTGCCGATCTGTTCGGCTACCGGCCGTGGGCGGCCGAGTTCCTGGCGCAGCTCGCGCAGCAGGCCGCGCAGACCGTGCGGCGCGACGTGATGCCGGGGTTCATCGCCGCCGAGCTGATCGTCTGGCTAAACGAGCACAAGATCATCCGGCCCGGCTATACCACCCTGCAAGAGCTGGTGAGCGAAGCCCTGTCCGCCGAGCGTCGGCGGCTGGCTGGCCTGCTGTCGGAAGTGTTGGACGAATCGGCCAAGGCCGCGCTGGGTCGGCTTCTAGTGCGTGACGACACCCTGTCGCAATTGGCGGCGCTCAAGCAGGACGCCAAGGACTTTGGCTGGCGTCAGATGGCCCGCGAACGCGAAAAGCGCGCCACGCTGGAGCCGCTGCACCGGATCGCCAAGGCGCTGCTGCCCAAGCTCGGCGTCTCGCAGCAGAATCTGCTGTACTACGCCAGCCTGGCGAACTTCTACACCGTCCACGATCTACGCAACCTGAAGGCCGATCAGACCTACCTCTACCTGCTTTGCTATGCCTGGGTGCGCTACCGGCAGCTTTCCGACAACCTGGTCGATGCGATGGCCTACCACATGAAGCAGTTGGAGGACGAAAGCAGTGCGGGCGCAAAGCAATCCTTTGTCGCCGAGCAGGTGCGCCGTCAGCAAGACACACCGCAGGTCGGCCGCCTGCTGTCGCTTTACATCGACGACAGCGTGCCCGATCCCACGCCGTTCGGCGATGTGCGCCAGCGCGCCTACAAAATCATGCCCCGCGATACGCTGCAAACCACCGCGCAGCGCATGAGCGTGAAGCCGGTGAGCAAGCTGGCTTTGCACTGGCAGGCGGTGGACGGCCTGGCTGAGCGCATCCGCCGCCATCTTCGGCCGCTGTATGTCGCGCTCGACCTCGCTGGCACTGATCCGGGCAGCCCGTGGCTCGTGGCGCTGGCCTGGGCCAAGGACGTGTTCGCCAAACAGCAGCGCCTATCGCAACGGCCGCTCGCCGAATGTCCAGCGGCCACGCTGCCGAAACGCTTGCGACCGTACCTGCTGACCTTCGATGCCGATGGCAAGCCGACGGACCTGCATGCCGACCGCTACGAGTTCTGGCTGTACCGCCAGGTCAGGAAGCGCTTCCAGTCGGGTGAACTCTACCTCGACGACAGCTTGCAGCACCGGCATTTTTCCGACGAGCTGGTTTCGCTGGATGAGAAGGCCGCCGTGCTGGCGCAGATCGACATCCCGTTCCTGCGGCAGCCACTCGATGCCCAGCTCGATGCGCTCGCGACCGAGCTGCGCGCTCAGTGGCTGGCCTTCAACCGCGAGCTGAAGCAGGGCAAGCTGACGCACCTAGAATACGACAAGGACACGCAGAAGCTGACATGGCGCAAGCCCAAGGGCGAGAACCAGAAGGCGCGCGAGAAGGCGTTCTACGAGCAACTGCCGTTCTGCGACGTGGCCGACGTGTTCCGCTTCGTCAACGGCCAGTGCCAGTTCCTGTCGGCGCTGACGCCTTTGCAGCCGCGCTATGCGAAGAAGGTCGCCGACGCCGACAGCCTGATGGCGGTCATCATCGCGCAGGCGATGAACCACGGCAACCAGGTCATGGCACGCACCAGCGACATCCCGTACCACGTGCTGGAGAGCGCCTACCAACAGTACCTGCGCCACGCAACGCTGCACGCGGCCAACGACTGCATCAGCAACGCCATCGCCGCGCTGCCGATCTTCCCGTACTACTCGTTCGACCTCGATGCACTGTACGGTGCCGTCGATGGTCAGAAATTCGGCGTCGAGCGGCCGACCGTGAAAGCGCGCCACTCGCGCAAATACTTTGGGCGCGGCAAGGGCGTGGTCGCCTACACGCTGCTGTGCAACCACGTGCCGCTCAACGGCTACCTGATCGGCGCGCACGATTACGAGGCCCATCACGTGTTCGACATCTGGTATCGCAACACGTCGGACATCGTGCCGACCGCGATCACCGGCGACATGCACAGCGTCAACAAGGCCAACTTCGCTATCCTGCACTGGTTCGGCCTGCGTTTCGAGCCGCGCTTCACCGACCTTGGCGATCAGTTGAAGGAACTCTACAGTGCCGACGATCCGGCGCTGTACGATCAGTGCCTGATCCGGCCGGCCGGGAGAATCGACCGCGATCTCATAGTCAGCGAGAAGCCGAACCTCGACCAGATTGTCGCCACGCTCGGACTGAAGGAGATGACGCAGGGCACGCTGATCCGCAAGCTATGCACCTACACCGCGCCGAACCCCACGCGGCGCGCGGTGTTCGAGTTCGACAAGCTCATCCGCAGCATCTACACGCTGCGCTACCTGCGCGATCCGCAACTGGAGCGCAACGTTCACCGCTCACAGAACCGCATCGAGTCCTATCACCAGCTACGCTCAACCATCGCCCAGGTCGGCGGCAAGAAGGAATTGACCGGGCGCACCGACATCGAAATTGAGATCAGCAACCAGTGCGCCAGGCTGATCGCCAACGCGGTCATCTTCTACAACTCGGCCATCCTCTCGCGGCTGCTGATGAAGTACGAGGCGAGCGGCAACGCCAAGGCGCACGCTCTCCTGACCCAGATATCGCCGGCGGCCTGGCGGCACATCCTGCTGAACGGGCATTACACCTTCCAGAGCGACGGCAAGATGATCGACCTGGATGCGCTCGTGGCGGGGCTGGAGCTGGGATGA
- a CDS encoding recombinase family protein, with translation MLVGYMRVSSDSDRQSTNLQRDALLAVGVDARHLFEDHASGAKDDRAGLARALEFVRPGDVLVVWKLDRLGRSLSHLLAIVTSLKKKQVAFRSLTENLDTTTPSGEFLFQVFGALAQYERALIQERVVAGLAAARKRGRIGGRPQAITGEKLEAIVAALDGGMSKAAVCRNFGVKRTTLIETLARVGWTGSRGASSR, from the coding sequence ATGTTGGTAGGTTACATGCGCGTGTCGTCGGACTCCGACCGCCAGAGCACGAACTTGCAGCGCGATGCGCTGCTCGCCGTCGGCGTCGATGCGCGGCATCTGTTCGAGGATCATGCTTCCGGCGCGAAGGACGACCGCGCGGGCCTGGCGCGGGCGCTCGAATTCGTTCGCCCTGGCGACGTGTTGGTCGTGTGGAAGCTCGACCGGCTCGGCCGTTCGTTGTCGCACTTGCTCGCCATCGTGACCTCGCTCAAGAAAAAGCAGGTGGCGTTCCGCTCGCTGACGGAGAACCTGGATACCACGACGCCCTCGGGCGAGTTTCTGTTCCAGGTGTTCGGCGCGCTCGCGCAGTACGAACGCGCCTTGATCCAGGAACGTGTCGTCGCCGGTCTGGCTGCCGCCCGCAAACGCGGCCGGATCGGCGGCCGGCCGCAGGCGATCACCGGCGAGAAGCTGGAGGCCATCGTCGCTGCGCTCGATGGCGGCATGTCCAAGGCGGCGGTGTGCCGCAACTTCGGCGTCAAGCGAACCACGCTGATCGAGACCCTGGCACGGGTTGGTTGGACGGGCTCTCGTGGAGCGTCATCGCGATGA
- a CDS encoding type II toxin-antitoxin system RelE/ParE family toxin: MRVVWTPEAQQDRADVWDYIAADNPRAAARMDEIFSDAAARLIQHPMLGKPGKIPGTRELIPHESYRLVYQIDGETVWILTLVHTARLWPPVRD; encoded by the coding sequence GTGAGGGTTGTTTGGACGCCCGAAGCGCAGCAAGACCGTGCCGATGTGTGGGACTACATCGCAGCCGACAATCCGCGCGCGGCGGCCCGGATGGATGAGATTTTCAGCGACGCGGCCGCCCGCTTGATCCAGCACCCCATGCTGGGCAAGCCGGGAAAGATTCCCGGGACCCGCGAGTTGATCCCGCACGAAAGCTATCGCCTGGTGTATCAGATCGACGGCGAAACGGTGTGGATACTGACGCTGGTTCATACTGCCCGCCTGTGGCCGCCTGTGCGCGATTAA